AATTTAGTGATTTTAAACACATAGTTGATCAAAATTTAGACGCACTAAAAGCTTTAAATTTAGAAATTTTTAATAAAAAAGTTGAAGTTTTTAGTGATGAAAATTTAGAGTTTTTAAATTTACCTAATAAATTTATCCATATCCATGCAACTTCAAGATGGATGTTTAAGTGTGTAAATGATGATATTATGGCAAATATCATTGATTTTTGTGAAAATGATTTAAACATAAAAGTAGTTTTAACAGGCGATAATAATCAAAATGAGCTAGATAAACTAAAAAATATTTTATCACTTTGTAAAGCTAACCCCATAAATTTAGCTGGAAAACTAAATTTAAAGCAAGTTATAAAGCTTTCTAAACTTTCAAGCTTATATATAGGCGTTGATACTGCTATTATGCATATTGCTGCTGCAAACGATACTCCATGCATAGCATTTTTTGGTCCAAGCGGGGCTTATGAGTGGGGTCCGTGGGATAACTGGCTTTTAAAAAGTGGATACACAAAACAAAACGGCATTCAAACTATGGGAAAACATATAGTTTTCCAAAAAGATTGGGAATTTGTACCTTGTGATAAAGATGGCATCATAAAGCACAAAGTAGAAAATAGACTTATGGATTTTAGTGATGAAATGAATTTAATAAAACAAAAGATAGTTTTTAATCTAAATAATGCTATATAAAAAATTATTTTTGTAACTATTATATTTTATTTTTAGGTAGCAACCCTCTTTTTACTAAAATAAAAAATCCTATCATATAAAAAAGATATAAAATTTTTAAATTATATGTTTCGACAATTCCCCTTACTCCAAAATATGAAAAAACTGATATAAAAATACCAGCGTATAACAAATTTCTACTTTTTTTAAACTCAGCAAAACAACTAATTAAAAGAGCAAAAAATGATAAAAATAGAGCTAAAGTTCCTATAAAACCAAAATAATAGTAATTTCCTATAAAAAATGGCTCATCGTTCCACCAGTGTCTTTTTCCATTTCTTATAATCATCATAGAAATGTTATGACCCTCATCAAGTTTATTACTTAAAAATTCATCATATTGATGCTCTTCATACCCAAGACCCCAAAATGCCCTATCGCTTTTTAAAAGCAAAGGAAATCTTTCTTTTAGTATCATATCTCTGCCGCTAGAGTTATTTTGTGAGATTTTGTATTGAAATATTCCAGATCGAGATGCAAAATAACCAACTACAATAACAGATAATATTGTAATAAATAAAATTGGTTTATACCTTTTTTTTATAGTATTTTTATATCTTGTAAAAAAGATAGCAATTAAAAACAAAATAACACAAACAACCAAACAAAGCCAAGCACCTCTAGCACCAGTTAATATTGACATTATCACAGCTATAAGTGAGAAAATAATAAAAAATGACTTTAAGTATTTATTTTTAAAAAGAAAAATTCCCATAAGTCCAAATATAAAAAATCTATCAACGAAAAAAGAGTATGCCCTATTTATAATTCTAGAAGTCTCGCCATTAACATTAATCTTATCAAATTCTGTAAACAAAGGCTTCATATAGTACAAAGTTATAAGCACATAAGCAGCTAGCAAACTATAAAAAAAAATTTTTGGTTTTGTTTCACTGCTTGATGCATAAATTAAAACAACAAATAAAAACGAAACTCCTCTTCCAAATTCACTAAAAGTATTTCCAAAAGTGCCAAATTCTTTTGAGTATGGAAACAGGGCTATAACAAAAGCATAAAATATAAAAATAGACAAAAAAATCAGTTGATATTTTGCTAATAAAAAATTATTTTTGATATTATTACAAACTACTTGTTTATTTGTAGAAAATAGAGCTAAACTAAGAAATAAAGCCAAATATAAAGAGATATTTTTTATAGCTGTAAATTCTACATGATGTTCGCAAATAATAAATATAAACAGCAACACACATATAGCACAATCTATATATCTTAAACTTTGACTACCCATTTTTTCCTTTCATTTGCAATCTAGTAGTATACTAAATTTATCATTAAATAACAATTTATACCTTGGAGAATTGATGTTTTATATAGTTATATATCTATTTTTCTATCCATTTTTAAAAGTCGTATCTATCTTTAGAAAAAAAACAGACAAAAAACTCATCATACAAAACGCAGTTATTGGGGATTATGCAAATTCCAGTATTTTATTTGAACCTTTAAAGCCATTTGATATAGTACTAGCAAGTACGAATTTAGCTTTTGCTAACTACGATAACAGGATAAATAAAACATATCCTATAGATAAATTTAAAAAAGAACTTTTTGGTAGATACAAATTAGCATTTTTAATATTTTTAGAAAATTATAGTGAAGTTTATGTTTTAACACCAAATTCTCTTAATCTTTTTTTAGCTAAATTTTCATTTGCAAAAAAAATCGTAACCATAAAACCACAAAAACCAAAATTTTTTGCTCACAAAATGGTGCAAATACAACACACTACAAATGACTTAACTCTTCATAGCTATCTTAAAATGATTGGAATCAAAGAGTTAAAATATGAAAAAAAAATCCAATCGCCACTTTTTATACCAGAAGTTTCTAAGATAGAAAATAACGATAAATTTAAAATCGGCATAAGTCTAAGTGCAGGAAATAAAATCAAAACTCCACCACCACAAACATGGAACAAAATATTAAAAATCTTGTCAAATTTCGACTGCACAATTTATATATTTGGAGTAAAAGATGAAGATAAAATGCTTTCTAAACTAAATACAAAAAACCTAGATATAAGAAATTTGGTAAATCAAATTCCGTTAAAAGAACTCCCATATCATATATCACTACTAAATCTATACATATCATCAGACACTGGAAACTACTATATAGCCGATACTATGAAAATACCTACAATCTGTCTTATGGGGCCTTGTTTTTCAAGCGAGCAAAGAGGAGTTTCTAACTCTCTTATAATCAACTCATCACTACCACCAATAAGTTCTGTATTTAACACAGTACGAAACATAGACGCAAGTAGATATTTTATCTTAAGCCAAGAAGATGAAAAAAAAATATATAAATTTATTCACAATCTTTATAAAAACTCAAAATAGACTCTATGTAATTTTCTAACTTAAAAGTGTTTATTATAGCAATATCTCTTTTGTGGCTTTTTGATTTTTTAAGTTTTGAAAGAAAAACAAATAGATCTTTTGCCGTTCTATTTATAATGTGAAAATCCTCTTTTTTTGATGAAATTTCATAAAGTTCACCCATAACATCAATATT
The sequence above is a segment of the Campylobacter corcagiensis genome. Coding sequences within it:
- a CDS encoding glycosyltransferase family 9 protein, producing the protein MFYIVIYLFFYPFLKVVSIFRKKTDKKLIIQNAVIGDYANSSILFEPLKPFDIVLASTNLAFANYDNRINKTYPIDKFKKELFGRYKLAFLIFLENYSEVYVLTPNSLNLFLAKFSFAKKIVTIKPQKPKFFAHKMVQIQHTTNDLTLHSYLKMIGIKELKYEKKIQSPLFIPEVSKIENNDKFKIGISLSAGNKIKTPPPQTWNKILKILSNFDCTIYIFGVKDEDKMLSKLNTKNLDIRNLVNQIPLKELPYHISLLNLYISSDTGNYYIADTMKIPTICLMGPCFSSEQRGVSNSLIINSSLPPISSVFNTVRNIDASRYFILSQEDEKKIYKFIHNLYKNSK
- the rfaQ gene encoding putative lipopolysaccharide heptosyltransferase III, whose product is MKILVIKFRNIGDTLLASPVVSNLKLNYPDATIDFALNSGCEAMISGNPNINKIHIYDRFKIKNSNFIDKILLELEFAKNIKKQNYDIAINLTTGDRGIWIAKFAGIKKIVGMSGKNRLTNTFITDKIPKFSDFKHIVDQNLDALKALNLEIFNKKVEVFSDENLEFLNLPNKFIHIHATSRWMFKCVNDDIMANIIDFCENDLNIKVVLTGDNNQNELDKLKNILSLCKANPINLAGKLNLKQVIKLSKLSSLYIGVDTAIMHIAAANDTPCIAFFGPSGAYEWGPWDNWLLKSGYTKQNGIQTMGKHIVFQKDWEFVPCDKDGIIKHKVENRLMDFSDEMNLIKQKIVFNLNNAI
- a CDS encoding O-antigen ligase family protein; translated protein: MGSQSLRYIDCAICVLLFIFIICEHHVEFTAIKNISLYLALFLSLALFSTNKQVVCNNIKNNFLLAKYQLIFLSIFIFYAFVIALFPYSKEFGTFGNTFSEFGRGVSFLFVVLIYASSSETKPKIFFYSLLAAYVLITLYYMKPLFTEFDKINVNGETSRIINRAYSFFVDRFFIFGLMGIFLFKNKYLKSFFIIFSLIAVIMSILTGARGAWLCLVVCVILFLIAIFFTRYKNTIKKRYKPILFITILSVIVVGYFASRSGIFQYKISQNNSSGRDMILKERFPLLLKSDRAFWGLGYEEHQYDEFLSNKLDEGHNISMMIIRNGKRHWWNDEPFFIGNYYYFGFIGTLALFLSFFALLISCFAEFKKSRNLLYAGIFISVFSYFGVRGIVETYNLKILYLFYMIGFFILVKRGLLPKNKI